From the genome of Solanum lycopersicum chromosome 7, SLM_r2.1:
GGTTTAGTTTTGTTAAAGAAGTTTGCATCATATCAGCAATTGAGTGAAACATGCAAGGATGAGAAAAAAGATTTGACTTGAAAATGCACTTCTCAATCACAATGTAGGAAGAAGATAAACTCACACTACCCTCTCTGATTCCACCTGTGGAATTACACgggtttgggtttaggtttGTTGTTGTATGTCAGGGCTACCCTCTCGGACTCCACCTGTGGAATTACACGGGTTTGGATTTATGTTTGTTGTTGTATGTCAAGGCTACCCTCTCGGACTCCACCTGTGGAATTACACgggtttgggtttaggtttGTTGTTGTATGTCAAGGCAAGGCCAATGCAACACACATCATGCATTATGTCAACATATAATGAAAAACTATTCCATGATCTTTTGTCCAATCATATGTCATTTCATAAACTGAAAAATACCCAATTATGTGAGAACAGAGCTAGAGTACTAAAATAGTACATACACATCACAATTGGTAGACAAGTTGTCACAGTTTACCTTACAATCCATCCCCTAAACTCTACATCAATAACTATAATACTCCTGAAAATAACTGGACTCAGTTATCGCCAGTGGTGAACACTTCTTCCTGCTTGTCGGGCACACCTGCACCTACCTCATCGATCACTTCAGTTTCTTCGACATCTTCTAATGCTTCATTAACTGTTTGAGTGCTCTCAGCCTTAGCAGTTTCAGTTTCTTCAACCTCTTTTGATGCTTCAATAACAGTTGGAGTGCTTTCAATTTTAGCAGCTTCAGTTTCTTCGACCACTTCTAATGCTTCATTAACAGTCTGAGTGTTCTCAACCTTAACAGCTTCAGTTTCTTCGACCTCTTTTAATGCTTCATTAACAGTCTGAGTGCTCTCAACCTTGACAGCTGAAGCAGCAGCGCTGCTGAGCACCAGGAGACGAGCCTTATGCTTCTTCCCTACCCTGTGTGCCTCCAATGACACCTCTGACAGAGCCCCTACTTTGCACGTTGCGCACCAAAATTTGTACTTCTTCCTAGCCTTCTGCTTTTTTGGAGCTGCATTTGCACTTTTCTTCAAGTCATCAGCATTGTGATGCAGAGTTGAGGTGATGGTGCCCTCTGCACCTTCTTTCTCCAAAATTACCAGAGATGATCTTTCCCCTGATTTGTTCTGAAGCAACAATTCAACTTGTGGTTTTACCATTTGCTCCATGTTAACATTGCCATCGGCTTCTGAAAGGTTGTTAATCTTAGGTTTCTTTGGGAAAAGACCGATGCTGTAGTTCTTCCCGAACCTCTGTTCTCGCAAAGCAGCTTCCTTGGACTTGTGTTTCTTTCCTTGGAGGTGATCATTCAGACCACGCTCACAAGTCGCACTTACCTGGCAAAGTGCACAACTCCAGTCCTCTTTCCCATTTTTGTTTGGAACACTGGAAGACGGAGGCTGGCTGGCAACCTCCACTGGTGGTGTAACAGCTTTTCGTTTTGCTCCAGAGACACTAGGCTTAGCCTGCAACCAAAAGCTCAAGAGAAGTTCGTAAACAAACAATGCTTCAAAATTCAATCAGATTAGTGGTGAAAGGTACTGTAAAtctatacataattattttcatagaaTCGAAATATCTGATGAGAGCGATGAGAGCCAGATTTTACACACATAATGGATGTCAGTATAGTTTAAATGGTTGGAAACTctgcattttttaaatatttgtaccAAGCCAGCGTCAAGCATAACACGAAGCTTACATCAAATTACCAGATAACTCTACCTTCACCTAATAGAAACCTCAAATCATGCTAAGCCTATATGGAAAGAGTGGTTATTTACCTACCAATGTCTCCTTGTCAATTTCTCTCCTCGGGTCCATTTAATCCACATTAATACACAGACTCCCATCCTTCTACAAAAGTCACCGGCTTGTCAATTAATTTAATGTATTGGTTTCCCGATACTTTATTTGCATATGGGCGCTCAAAGAAAAACTGAACAGCTAAATCATATACTAGCCttacaacaacagcaacaacaacgtACCCAATGTAGCATACCTTTACCCCGACCTTTGTGGGGTAGAGGCTGTTTCCAGTAGACTGTTGGCTCAACCATAAACAGTCATTTATTTCCTAGAATTAATTGCACAATCTTCAAGAGTGTAGCTTCGTCCATAATCTATTTGTTAGATCTTGAATGAACCATCTCATGACAGACGGTAAATAGTAACTTAGTTACTAAAGGTTTTTTTTAGGGGTTACTAGTTACTAAAAGATTAGATGTGCAATTTCATTCATTTGCTCCCTGAACACATTCTTTTACTCACCTCTGAATCAATAGGATGATTTGGGCATATTTAGTAGAATCATAACTGCTAAGACTAACTACAAGCGAGGCAAAAAGTCTCAATTTGGACAGAGTCACCTCAAGATATGAAGCAAAACTGGTGGAGAAGTCATACTtcaaaattacaatttaataattcaaattgtaATCCAAAACAGCAACTTAGAAGAGAAGTGCACAACACTTGTGCCAACCATTTGTTATCATTTATTAGCATTTGACAAAGAAATAGCAATTATAAGCAAAAAGGTCTAAAAACAAACAACCTAACTAATTAGGCACAGAAAACAGGATCAATCTACAGCTCATATGATCACACTGCAATATCTAACTCGCTTCTCCTCTTTAGTAACCTTGATAGTTATCAAAAGACCCTGGCCTTCCACATTGACgcaaaaaatagaagaaacatTTGTACACACACTAATTACAGGTATAAGCAAGGACATGTACTGTGCAATATTTTTACCACAATCAGGTGAAATAGAGTCGATCTACTTCCTTATTCTTCTTGCTAGATGCTATTGACATGTTTGAGAGCTACCAAGGGTCCAGTTAAAACTTAAAACTCTACCGTTCAATAAAAACTCTACCGTTCAATAAAGGAGAAGCATgcaagaaaaagggaaaataaggACACATGCACACACAGAAAGACAAAAAGACAATGAGAGAAAGAATGTAAGAGATTGCATCGCAAGTATATGAATGCAGTCCTAAGATTAGCTGCAATCGGTAGATACAAACCAATACAAAGCATAAAGATGGATATATGCATTGACTGGTTTTAgcaattattttgaattgaatCCAGAAAAAGCAACACTATGAAACTAATCACTTCACCCAAGagagagaagaaacaaaaataagaaaaaatttaccAGAAATAGCAAGTATGATATCTAGTTCAGGATAACAAAATGGAATAGACAAATGCAGTATGAACAAGAACATACTGACCAGCAAGATGATCTTGTCTTTTTCTTTGCTAGGCTCCAAAGGGGGCTGCAATTCTGAAATCATCGGCACTGAACTGTGGGATACAGGCTTCAAAGCAGAATTTTCTGGTTCCACACTCCGCTGCTGAAAAGGAATCTCTGGAATCCGCTCCTCAAATGGTACTATTTCAAGTCTCCCAATCTCATTTCTTGCACCCAATCTAGAGACTGATATGTCCCTTCCCATCCTATCCTCAAGTGACCTTACAACACTCTGTTGCTTCGAGAACGGAAGCGTGTGAGAGAAACTCATTGCAGGTGAAGAAAAAGGAGACAATCCCTCTCCACTCTGCTTTGCTAGTTCTCTTTCCATCATGAGCTCTCGTCTAACTTCCAACTCCAACATGTGTCTTCGAGCTTTTTCTTCAGCTATAATCTCCTGTTTAATTTTCTCCTTCTCAATCTCTCTCCAAATTGCCTCACGCATATTGGCAGGTTGGTTTTGGATATGATCAGGTTTGTTTTCAAATTGAGGCGCCATGTAGCCAGCTGAAACTTGTGATAAACAACGCAAAGAGCAACAACTTAGTctcaaa
Proteins encoded in this window:
- the LOC101245961 gene encoding probable GPI-anchored adhesin-like protein PGA55 isoform X1 → MDYKYESVGDQPAPAPVRPQTMTSYAQHPHPPMGYTQLPSLTYFSQQAIRVSAGYMAPQFENKPDHIQNQPANMREAIWREIEKEKIKQEIIAEEKARRHMLELEVRRELMMERELAKQSGEGLSPFSSPAMSFSHTLPFSKQQSVVRSLEDRMGRDISVSRLGARNEIGRLEIVPFEERIPEIPFQQRSVEPENSALKPVSHSSVPMISELQPPLEPSKEKDKIILLAKPSVSGAKRKAVTPPVEVASQPPSSSVPNKNGKEDWSCALCQVSATCERGLNDHLQGKKHKSKEAALREQRFGKNYSIGLFPKKPKINNLSEADGNVNMEQMVKPQVELLLQNKSGERSSLVILEKEGAEGTITSTLHHNADDLKKSANAAPKKQKARKKYKFWCATCKVGALSEVSLEAHRVGKKHKARLLVLSSAAASAVKVESTQTVNEALKEVEETEAVKVENTQTVNEALEVVEETEAAKIESTPTVIEASKEVEETETAKAESTQTVNEALEDVEETEVIDEVGAGVPDKQEEVFTTGDN
- the LOC101245961 gene encoding probable GPI-anchored adhesin-like protein PGA55 isoform X2; the protein is MDYKYESVGDQPAPAPVRPQTMTSYAQHPHPPMGYTQLPSLTYFSQQAIRAGYMAPQFENKPDHIQNQPANMREAIWREIEKEKIKQEIIAEEKARRHMLELEVRRELMMERELAKQSGEGLSPFSSPAMSFSHTLPFSKQQSVVRSLEDRMGRDISVSRLGARNEIGRLEIVPFEERIPEIPFQQRSVEPENSALKPVSHSSVPMISELQPPLEPSKEKDKIILLAKPSVSGAKRKAVTPPVEVASQPPSSSVPNKNGKEDWSCALCQVSATCERGLNDHLQGKKHKSKEAALREQRFGKNYSIGLFPKKPKINNLSEADGNVNMEQMVKPQVELLLQNKSGERSSLVILEKEGAEGTITSTLHHNADDLKKSANAAPKKQKARKKYKFWCATCKVGALSEVSLEAHRVGKKHKARLLVLSSAAASAVKVESTQTVNEALKEVEETEAVKVENTQTVNEALEVVEETEAAKIESTPTVIEASKEVEETETAKAESTQTVNEALEDVEETEVIDEVGAGVPDKQEEVFTTGDN